A DNA window from Phragmites australis chromosome 11, lpPhrAust1.1, whole genome shotgun sequence contains the following coding sequences:
- the LOC133884660 gene encoding putative 12-oxophytodienoate reductase 5 produces the protein MEAIPLLTPYKMGQFELSHRVVLAPLTRQRSYGNVPQPHAVVYYSQRATKGGFMITEATGVSDTAQGYTDTPGVWTSQQVDAWKPIVQAVHAKGAVFFCQLWHVGRVSTNAFQPNGQAPISSTDRAVPPQVSKDGHVEEFSPPRRLAKEEIPGIVDDFRKAARNAIDAGFDGVEIHGANGYIIEQFLKDSANDRTDEYGGSLENRCRFALEVVGAVVDEIGAHRVGVRLSPFTDYMDCHDSDPEALATYMVHKLSDLNVLYCHMIEPRMALVDGRRQIPHRLLPFRKAFKGTFIAAGGYDRAEGNKVVDEGYTDLVSYGRLFLANPDLPNRFQLPDAPLNKYDRATFYTSDPVVGYTDYPFLSHD, from the exons ATGGAGGCCATTCCTCTGCTGACCCCCTACAAGATGGGCCAGTTCGAGCTCTCTCACag GGTGGTGCTGGCGCCGCTGACGAGGCAGCGTTCCTACGGCAACGTGCCGCAGCCGCACGCCGTCGTCTACTACTCGCAGCGCGCCACCAAGGGCGGCTTCATGATCACCGAGGCCACGGGGGTCTCCGACACGGCGCAGGGCTACACAGACACCCCCGGCGTCTGGACCTCCCAGCAGGTGGACGCCTGGAAGCCCATCGTCCAGGCCGTCCACGCCAAGGGCGCCGTCTTCTTCTGCCAGCTCTGGCACGTCGGCCGCGTCTCCACCAACGCGTTCCAGCCCAACGGGCAGGCGCCCATCTCCAGCACCGACCGGGCGGTGCCTCCCCAGGTGAGCAAAGATGGCCACGTCGAGGAGTTCTCCCCGCCTCGTAGGCTCGCCAAGGAGGAGATCCCCGGGATCGTCGACGACTTCCGGAAGGCCGCGCGCAACGCCATCGACGCCGGCTTCGACGGCGTGGAGATCCACGGCGCCAACGGTTACATCATCGAGCAGTTCCTCAAGGACAGCGCCAACGACCGCACCGACGAGTACGGCGGCAGCCTGGAGAACCGCTGCCGCTTCGCGCTCGAGGTCGTCGGAGCCGTCGTCGACGAAATCGGCGCGCACCGCGTGGGCGTGCGCCTGTCGCCGTTCACGGACTACATGGACTGCCACGACTCCGACCCGGAGGCCCTGGCGACGTACATGGTGCACAAGCTCAGCGACCTCAACGTGCTCTACTGCCACATGATCGAGCCGAGGATGGCGCTCGTGGATGGGCGGCGGCAGATCCCGCACCGGCTGCTGCCGTTCAGGAAGGCGTTCAAGGGCACGTTCATCGCCGCCGGCGGGTACGACAGGGCGGAAGGCAACAAGGTGGTCGACGAGGGGTACACGGACCTCGTCTCCTACGGTCGGCTGTTCCTGGCGAACCCGGACCTGCCAAACAGGTTCCAGCTGCCGGACGCGCCGCTCAACAAGTACGACCGCGCCACCTTCTACACCTCCGATCCCGTCGTCGGATACACCGACTACCCATTCCTCTCTCATGACTAG